The Manis javanica isolate MJ-LG chromosome 4, MJ_LKY, whole genome shotgun sequence genome contains a region encoding:
- the CD52 gene encoding CAMPATH-1 antigen — protein sequence MKGCLLFLFTISLLVTIKIQIGVLGNMTTPRAMENTVRTTKKPMKSGAPTLSSLGSGSVLIFLTNTLIQLFYLS from the exons ATGAAGGGCTGCCTCCTCTTCCTATTCACCATCAGCCTCCTGGTTACGATTAAG ATACAAATTGGAGTCTTGGGAAATATGACCACGCCAAGGGCCATGGAAAACACCGTGAGAACCACCAAGAAACCCATGAAGAGTGGGGCCCCCACACTCAGCAGTCTGGGCAGTGGCAGTGTCCTCATCTTCCTAACTAACACCCTCATCCAGCTCTTCTACCTCAGCTGA